A section of the Henckelia pumila isolate YLH828 unplaced genomic scaffold, ASM3356847v2 CTG_254, whole genome shotgun sequence genome encodes:
- the LOC140870793 gene encoding putative germin-like protein 2-1 isoform X1: protein MAKLMLTLSLLALSLSSLGQAHEPSPLQDFCVADFKTSAVRVNGFACLDPKQVTADHFLFRGLHVPGNTSNPLGSFINRPTVNEIPGLNTLGLSTVRVDYAPRGVVPPHRHPRASEILIVLEGTVLVGFVTSDPENRLVSKVLAKGDVFVFPFGLIHFQENIGQGNAVTMAFLSSQNPGVIAIANAIFGSNPPINVHGLAKAFQVDKSVINKLQAPFN from the exons ATGGCAAAGTTGATGCTAACCTTAAGTCTGTTAGCATTAAGTTTGAGTAGCCTAGGCCAAGCCCATGAGCCAAGTCCCCTCCAAGATTTTTGTGTTGCCGACTTCAAAACTAGTGCag TTAGAGTGAACGGATTTGCTTGCCTAGACCCCAAGCAAGTGACCGCAGATCACTTTCTTTTCAGAGGTCTTCATGTTCCAGGGAACACTTCTAATCCATTGGGATCTTTCATAAATCGCCCAACTGTTAATGAAATTCCAGGCCTCAATACACTCGGCCTCTCCACGGTAAGAGTCGACTATGCCCCTCGAGGTGTCGTACCACCCCACCGCCACCCACGGGCCTCCGAGATTCTCATAGTGCTAGAAGGGACAGTGCTCGTGGGGTTCGTGACATCGGATCCCGAAAACCGCCTTGTTTCCAAAGTACTTGCAAAGGGTGATGTGTTTGTTTTCCCATTCGGGCTCATTCATTTCCAAGAAAATATCGGACAAGGGAATGCTGTCACCATGGCCTTTTTGAGCAGTCAAAATCCTGGTGTCATAGCCATTGCCAATGCCATTTTCGGGTCGAATCCGCCTATAAACGTCCATGGTTTGGCCAAGGCTTTTCAGGTTGACAAGTCGGTAATCAACAAGCTGCAAGCGCCATTTAATTAA
- the LOC140870809 gene encoding berberine bridge enzyme-like 22, with the protein MISHSVQVLLLLSFFLTFCDAKYEEFVECMSIYSAKSYINSFKYIHTPSSKSYLNLLQSAEQNPRWLNSTSSKPRFIITPYDADEIRAAILCSKKHGLQIRVKSGGHDYEGLSFLCKTPYIIIDFINLRSISIDLEKETAWIQSGATLGELYYHITKKSGVLGFPAGVCPSVGVGGHFSGGGLGTMVRKYGLAADNIIDAYFMDAEGRILDRKSMGEDVFWAIRGGGGGSFGVIIGWKIKLVRVPPVVTVFTLHKTLNQEGIGLVQQWQHVATKLPEDLFIRVVIQGSDIDGKAKQKVVEVLFNSLFLGPKNELIPLMNNSFPELGLTEKKCSEMSWIESVMYFTGYQQSDPLELLLDRTVQYKSYFKAKSDFVEKPIPENTFEGIRKRFLQEKLAFLIMDPFGGRMEEIPESALPFPHRKGNLINIQYLVKWVVNGDTESKKHENWIRELYDYMEPYVSSSPRASYINYRDLDIGVNIQNHNISHSHVIWGKKYFKGNFKRLAGVKSRVDPRNFFKHEQSIPLLA; encoded by the coding sequence ATGATCTCTCATTCAGTCCAAGTCCTGCTTTTGCTTTCATTTTTCCTCACATTTTGTGATGCGAAATACGAAGAATTTGTCGAGTGCATGTCAATTTATTCTGCCAAATCATACATTAATTCCTTTAAATACATACACACTCCGAGCtctaaatcatatttaaatctCTTGCAATCCGCAGAACAAAATCCCAGATGGTTAAACTCAACGTCCTCCAAACCTAGATTCATAATCACACCATACGATGCTGACGAAATCAGAGCAGCCATCCTTTGCAGCAAGAAGCATGGTTTGCAAATCAGAGTCAAGAGTGGAGGCCATGACTATGAGGGCCTATCTTTCCTTTGCAAAACACCATATATAATAATCGATTTCATCAATCTCCGTTCCATTAGCATCGATTTGGAGAAGGAAACAGCATGGATTCAGTCAGGGGCAACGCTTGGCGAGTTATATTACCACATCACTAAGAAGAGTGGAGTTCTTGGATTTCCTGCAGGAGTATGCCCAAGTGTGGGTGTTGGAGGCCACTTTAGCGGAGGAGGGCTCGGAACCATGGTCAGAAAATATGGCCTAGCGGCAGATAATATCATTGATGCTTATTTCATGGATGCAGAGGGAAGGATTCTTGATCGAAAATCAATGGGGGAAGATGTATTTTGGGCTATTCGAGGAGGTGGAGGAGGTAGTTTTGGGGTAATAATTGGTTGGAAAATCAAGTTGGTTCGAGTTCCACCAGTTGTGACTGTTTTTACACTACACAAGACTCTAAATCAAGAAGGTATAGGACTTGTCCAGCAATGGCAACACGTAGCAACCAAGCTGCCGGAAGATTTATTCATCAGAGTTGTGATTCAAGGTTCAGATATAGATGGCAAAGCCAAGCAGAAAGTGGTAGAGGTCTTGTTTAACTCCCTATTTCTCGGACCAAAAAATGAATTAATTCCATTGATGAATAATAGCTTCCCAGAATTAGGTTTAACAGAGAAAAAGTGTAGCGAAATGAGTTGGATAGAATCTGTTATGTACTTCACTGGATATCAGCAAAGTGACCCCCTGGAACTTTTACTGGATAGAACCGTCCAATATAAGAGCTACTTCAAGGCAAAATCAGATTTCGTGGAGAAACCCATACCAGAGAACACATTTGAAGGGATTCGAAAAAGATTTCTGCAAGAAAAGTTAGCATTCTTGATAATGGATCCCTTCGGCGGAAGAATGGAGGAAATCCCAGAATCTGCACTGCCTTTCCCGCACAGAAAAGGAAATCTGATCAACATACAGTACTTAGTGAAATGGGTAGTGAATGGGGATACCGAATCCAAGAAACATGAGAACTGGATCAGAGAGCTTTACGATTACATGGAACCGTATGTCTCAAGCTCTCCACGAGCATCCTACATAAACTACAGGGATCTTGATATAGGAGTCAACATTCAGAATCATAATATCAGCCATTCACATGTGATTTGGGGTAAAAAGTATTTCAAGGGAAACTTCAAAAGATTGGCAGGAGTGAAGAGTCGGGTTGATCCCCGGAACTTTTTCAAGCATGAACAGAGCATTCCCCTTCTGGCGTGA
- the LOC140870781 gene encoding berberine bridge enzyme-like 8: MKTTLIITFCTFFLALDVFCVSRAASSNINNIPSQYAIFIQCLENYPKPSSAPPISAVLYTPDNSSYSSVLQTYIRNLRFNESTTPKPRLIITALHVSHIQAAIFCAKAHDFQMKIRSGGHDYEGVSYVSEHPNFFILDMFQLRAINVSIPDESAWVQCGATLGEVYYRIAEKSNVHGFPAGVCPTVGVGGHFGGGGYGNMMRKYGLSVDNIIDAQMIDVNGRILDRKSMGEDLFWAITGGGGSSFGVVLSYKIKLPRVPPTVTVFRVRRTYDANFTNLIYRYQQVAPNFPDELFVRLTLDVANGTNRATFRALYLGSWQDLVSLTKTSFPELGIEQTDCIEMSWVESVLFWTDFATGTPVDALLSRVPQVLNYLKRKSDYVKTPVPQAGLELIFKKMAQLQFPMLTFNPYGGEMARIPASAKPFPHRAGNLFKLQYATNWNVGGVETADLYLNLTRELFAYMTPFVSMNPREAFLNYRDLDIGTNDNGKNSYRQGLVYGIKYFKDNFYRLVNVKTLADPQDFFRNEQSIPVGIH, translated from the coding sequence ATGAAAACTACTCTAATAATTACATTTTGTACTTTCTTCTTGGCCCTTGATGTATTTTGTGTGTCCAGGGCTGCAAGTTCCAACATTAATAATATTCCATCTCAATATGCAATCTTCATCCAGTGCCTTGAAAATTACCCGAAACCCTCTTCGGCGCCTCCGATATCCGCGGTACTCTACACCCCAGATAACTCATCATATTCATCTGTCCTGCAAACTTACATAAGAAATCTAAGGTTTAATGAATCCACCACCCCCAAACCACGTCTCATCATCACAGCATTGCATGTTTCTCACATTCAAGCCGCCATTTTTTGTGCTAAAGCACACGATTTCCAGATGAAAATCAGAAGCGGCGGCCACGACTACGAAGGTGTTTCCTACGTGTCCGAGCATCCAAATTTCTTCATTCTCGACATGTTCCAACTACGGGCCATCAACGTCAGCATCCCCGACGAATCCGCCTGGGTTCAATGTGGCGCCACTCTCGGTGAAGTTTACTACAGAATTGCTGAGAAAAGCAACGTACATGGCTTCCCCGCCGGAGTTTGCCCCACGGTCGGAGTTGGCGGCCATTTCGGCGGCGGAGGCTACGGTAACATGATGAGAAAATACGGCCTTTCCGTGGACAATATAATCGATGCTCAGATGATCGACGTCAACGGGAGGATTCTGGACAGAAAATCCATGGGAGAGGATCTTTTCTGGGCCATCACAGGAGGAGGAGGATCCAGCTTCGGAGTGGTGCTGTCGTACAAAATCAAGCTCCCTCGAGTACCTCCGACGGTGACCGTCTTCCGGGTTCGTAGAACATACGATGCCAATTTCACCAATCTCATCTATCGTTACCAGCAAGTTGCACCAAATTTCCCGGATGAACTATTCGTGAGACTGACGCTGGACGTAGCGAACGGCACCAACAGGGCAACATTCCGCGCGCTGTATCTGGGGAGTTGGCAAGATCTTGTTTCTCTGACAAAAACAAGCTTCCCGGAATTGGGAATAGAGCAAACAGATTGCATCGAGATGAGCTGGGTGGAATCGGTTCTTTTCTGGACCGATTTCGCGACGGGGACACCAGTGGACGCCCTTCTCAGCAGGGTTCCTCAAGTTCTCAACTACCTGAAAAGAAAATCCGACTACGTGAAGACACCCGTGCCACAAGCCGGTCTGGAATTGATATTCAAGAAAATGGCGCAACTGCAGTTCCCGATGCTGACATTCAACCCATACGGAGGTGAAATGGCAAGGATCCCAGCTTCTGCGAAACCTTTCCCGCACAGAGCAGGAAACCTGTTCAAACTTCAGTACGCAACAAACTGGAACGTAGGCGGGGTGGAGACTGCGGACTTGTACTTGAATTTAACTCGAGAGCTGTTCGCATACATGACCCCCTTCGTTTCTATGAACCCAAGAGAAGCGTTTCTCAACTACAGAGATCTTGACATCGGAACAAACGATAATGGGAAGAACAGCTACAGACAGGGTTTGGTTTACGGCATCAAATACTTCAAGGATAACTTCTACAGGCTCGTCAACGTTAAGACTTTGGCTGATCCACAAGATTTCTTCAGAAATGAGCAAAGCATTCCGGTCGGAATTCattaa
- the LOC140870782 gene encoding uncharacterized protein produces the protein MPFPWKKVKSARISRLLNDHLLKSQKRRDGSSLVVETGFPTSLIDLFIKNREKLQKSSKKKRGTSLSQNDVDDPVIAGSPALIPSPPQSPSRVNSQVISGLPLYCSSPLRSASILHLSSGVSEIDVRDRDGGGAETKCGVERVMDAKGVILVGVKIFLVVILALGAKKLTVGITMSAFLLCFLECAGKHLRELMKPCSKAKGWLMWMAQKVPRLRHKDDRGVDQKKGGVSLWNERQEGSPKSDPSLRCCESRHQTQKIEIEKPNQYPITLIDEIQPEVEIVEDSCFKGRFRNQENDSDVVIGKDKSLFEVAKLRRKSRQDKIKSKVKLFVPKKFRSLRKEHIFGSLKVLQEDNDVAVCEEQGTEGCEDEWESETTSRLSSTSSRRFEAEDFMDSSYAVGLREIDEEVATNKEVGGKETESGMSWSYLVLCLTVLIGLIGGRVFALLLTLSWFLVLKLSKTLPRYREVSMIKTFDDRSG, from the coding sequence ATGCCATTCCCATGGAAGAAGGTGAAGAGCGCCAGAATTTCTCGATTGCTGAACGATCATCTGCTCAAGTCTCAGAAGCGCCGCGATGGCTCTTCTCTTGTGGTGGAAACGGGCTTTCCGACATCCCTTATCGATCTATTCATCAAGAATCGAGAAAAGCTGCAAAAATCATCCAAGAAAAAGCGTGGAACTTCTTTATCCCAGAATGATGTCGACGATCCGGTGATTGCAGGATCGCCTGCTCTTATCCCATCTCCTCCGCAGTCACCCTCTCGTGTGAATTCACAGGTAATCTCAGGATTACCTTTATATTGTTCTTCTCCCTTGCGAAGCGCCTCGATTTTGCACTTGTCTTCGGGCGTGAGTGAAATCGATGTGAGAGATCGTGATGGTGGTGGGGCTGAGACCAAGTGTGGTGTTGAAAGGGTTATGGATGCAAAAGGAGTTATCTTGGTGGGAGTAAAGATATTTTTGGTGGTTATTTTGGCGTTAGGGGCAAAGAAACTAACAGTAGGAATTACCATGTCTGCGTTCTTGTTGTGTTTCCTCGAGTGTGCAGGGAAACATCTGCGTGAATTGATGAAGCCATGTTCAAAGGCTAAAGGGTGGTTAATGTGGATGGCACAAAAGGTTCCGAGATTAAGACACAAGGATGATAGAGGAGTGGACCAGAAGAAAGGTGGTGTATCATTGTGGAACGAGCGGCAAGAGGGATCTCCCAAATCAGATCCTTCTTTAAGGTGCTGTGAATCAAGGCATCAGACTCAAAAGATTGAAATTGAGAAACCAAATCAATATCCGATTACTCTTATCGATGAAATACAACCAGAGGTGGAAATAGTGGAGGATTCCTGTTTTAAAGGGAGATTTAGGAACCAGGAAAATGACTCGGATGTGGTTATTGGGAAAGATAAGTCTCTCTTTGAAGTGGCAAAACTGAGGAGAAAATCACGGcaagataaaataaaatcaaaggtGAAGTTATTTGTACCAAAGAAATTTCGGAGTTTAAGAAAAGAACACATCTTTGGAAGTCTTAAAGTCCTTCAAGAGGATAATGATGTTGCCGTATGCGAAGAACAAGGAACGGAAGGATGCGAGGATGAATGGGAATCAGAGACTACCAGCAGATTATCCTCTACTTCGAGCAGAAGATTCGAAGCAGAAGATTTCATGGATTCAAGTTATGCAGTTGGTTTGCGGGAGATTGACGAGGAAGTAGCCACAAACAAGGAAGTGGGGGGAAAGGAAACAGAATCTGGGATGAGTTGGAGTTACCTCGTGCTCTGTTTAACTGTTCTTATTGGACTCATCGGGGGTCGTGTTTTTGCGCTCTTGCTCACCTTATCGTGGTTTCTTGTGTTGAAATTAAGCAAGACACTACCTAGGTACAGAGAGGTGTCCATGATCAAAACTTTTGATGATAGGTCTGGTTAG
- the LOC140870793 gene encoding putative germin-like protein 2-1 isoform X2, whose translation MAKLMLTLSLLALSLSSLGQAHEPSPLQDFCVADFKTIRVNGFACLDPKQVTADHFLFRGLHVPGNTSNPLGSFINRPTVNEIPGLNTLGLSTVRVDYAPRGVVPPHRHPRASEILIVLEGTVLVGFVTSDPENRLVSKVLAKGDVFVFPFGLIHFQENIGQGNAVTMAFLSSQNPGVIAIANAIFGSNPPINVHGLAKAFQVDKSVINKLQAPFN comes from the exons ATGGCAAAGTTGATGCTAACCTTAAGTCTGTTAGCATTAAGTTTGAGTAGCCTAGGCCAAGCCCATGAGCCAAGTCCCCTCCAAGATTTTTGTGTTGCCGACTTCAAAACTA TTAGAGTGAACGGATTTGCTTGCCTAGACCCCAAGCAAGTGACCGCAGATCACTTTCTTTTCAGAGGTCTTCATGTTCCAGGGAACACTTCTAATCCATTGGGATCTTTCATAAATCGCCCAACTGTTAATGAAATTCCAGGCCTCAATACACTCGGCCTCTCCACGGTAAGAGTCGACTATGCCCCTCGAGGTGTCGTACCACCCCACCGCCACCCACGGGCCTCCGAGATTCTCATAGTGCTAGAAGGGACAGTGCTCGTGGGGTTCGTGACATCGGATCCCGAAAACCGCCTTGTTTCCAAAGTACTTGCAAAGGGTGATGTGTTTGTTTTCCCATTCGGGCTCATTCATTTCCAAGAAAATATCGGACAAGGGAATGCTGTCACCATGGCCTTTTTGAGCAGTCAAAATCCTGGTGTCATAGCCATTGCCAATGCCATTTTCGGGTCGAATCCGCCTATAAACGTCCATGGTTTGGCCAAGGCTTTTCAGGTTGACAAGTCGGTAATCAACAAGCTGCAAGCGCCATTTAATTAA
- the LOC140870783 gene encoding uncharacterized protein produces the protein MEPNLFQYGVVAFILSLITQSNCRDLRPSDHGLAYQEGSPRENGTLAFFGGATPPPLPLPEARNISDTWGNEDGSRRSDHLKIGLLVGSAVCGLAGVVLLVVSGIVFLFRIRKDDGISSTSAPTCPRK, from the coding sequence ATGGAGCCCAATCTCTTCCAATACGGCGTCGTGGCCTTCATACTCTCACTCATCACCCAATCCAACTGTCGGGATCTCCGCCCATCGGACCACGGTCTAGCCTATCAAGAAGGCTCTCCACGAGAAAACGGCACGCTCGCCTTCTTCGGCGGAGCGACGCCGCCGCCGCTACCACTGCCGGAAGCGAGGAACATCAGCGACACGTGGGGGAACGAGGACGGGAGCCGGAGATCGGATCACCTGAAGATAGGGTTGCTGGTGGGCAGTGCGGTGTGTGGACTTGCCGGCGTCGTTTTGCTGGTTGTTTCAGGAATCGTATTCCTCTTCAGGATCCGGAAAGACGATGGAATCTCGTCCACATCAGCTCCCACCTGCCCTCGTAAGTAA
- the LOC140870796 gene encoding berberine bridge enzyme-like 21, whose amino-acid sequence MMLLQLLVLFFSCSTAATSDSVYGPFLRCLSDNIKPNYHISNIVYGPQNSSFAKLVQDYIKNPRFNTSTTRKPLLLVTPTNESQVSATIICAKKIDVQLRIRSGGHDYEGISYVSNVPFIILDMFNLRSIDINIKDETAWVQSGATLGELYYRIWEKSKVHGYPAGVCPTVGVGGHISGGGYGNMLRKFGLTVDNLLDARIVDVKGRILDRKGMGKDLFWAITGGGAASFGVVTAYKIKLVRVPPVVTVFKVMKTLEENVTDIVYRWQFLANKVADDLFIRVLIQPGTKKDKIMNSEKESADQGMTVKVSFIALFLGDSDGLVSVMKSQFPELGLTKQDCTEMSWIQSILYWANYDNGTSEKVLLERNSDALNFNKRKSDYLKTPIPKDGLEGLWKMIMKLGKAGMVFNAYGGKMSTISQSKTPFPHRKGNIFKIQYFANWKEGGPEAENKYITQTRFLYNYMTPFVSKNPREAYLNYRDFDIGVTDNGNNTYHQAKVYGLKYFKGNFDRLVKVKTAVDPENFFRSQQSIPPLPSSQ is encoded by the coding sequence ATGATGTTGCTGCAGCTGCTGGTACTTTTTTTTTCGTGCAGTACTGCGGCAACCTCGGATtcggtttatggcccgttcctcCGATGCTTATCAGACAACATTAAACCCAACTATCACATCTCTAACATTGTCTACGGTCCTCAGAATTCTTCCTTCGCCAAACTTGTACAAGATTACATAAAAAATCCCCGTTTCAACACTTCCACCACAAGAAAACCTTTACTTTTAGTCACCCCTACCAATGAATCTCAAGTGTCAGCAACCATCATCTGTGCAAAAAAGATCGATGTGCAGCTCAGAATCCGCAGCGGTGGCCATGATTATGAAGGTATCTCTTATGTTTCCAACGTCCCGTTTATCATTCTCGACATGTTCaatctcagatcaatcgatatCAACATAAAGGATGAAACTGCTTGGGTGCAGTCTGGGGCAACACTTGGTGAACTCTACTACCGAATCTGGGAAAAAAGCAAAGTACATGGATATCCTGCAGGGGTGTGCCCCACTGTCGGGGTTGGTGGGCACATAAGCGGGGGTGGTTATGGTAACATGTTACGTAAATTTGGCCTTACGGTTGATAATTTGTTGGATGCACGAATTGTTGACGTCAAAGGTCGAATTTTGGATCGAAAAGGGATGGGGAAGGACCTTTTCTGGGCAATCACAGGAGGTGGGGCGGCTAGTTTTGGAGTTGTAACAGCATACAAGATTAAACTAGTGCGTGTACCGCCCGTCGTGACGGTTTTTAAGGTCATGAAGACGTTGGAAGAGAATGTTACAGACATTGTTTACCGTTGGCAATTCTTAGCTAACAAGGTAGCTGATGATCTCTTCATAAGGGTTCTCATACAACCAGGTACTAAGAAAGATAAGATCATGAATTCAGAGAAAGAATCAGCAGATCAGGGGATGACTGTCAAAGTGTCATTTATTGCATTATTTCTTGGTGATTCTGATGGATTAGTATCTGTAATGAAATCCCAATTCCCAGAACTGGGATTAACAAAACAAGATTGCACAGAAATGAGCTGGATTCAATCAATTCTATACTGGGCAAATTACGACAATGGAACATCAGAAAAGGTGTTGCTTGAAAGGAACTCGGATGCCCTCAACTTCAACAAGAGGAAATCAGATTACCTGAAAACTCCGATCCCAAAAGATGGGTTGGAGGGGCTGTGGAAGATGATTATGAAGTTAGGAAAAGCCGGGATGGTTTTCAACGCTTATGGTGGGAAAATGAGTACAATTTCTCAGTCAAAAACACCATTTCCACATAGAAAAGGTAACATATTCAAGATTCAGTACTTTGCCAACTGGAAGGAAGGAGGGCCTGAAGCCGAAAACAAGTACATTACGCAGACAAGATTTCTCTATAATTACATGACTCCTTTCGTGTCAAAGAATCCAAGAGAAGCATATCTCAATTATAGGGATTTTGATATTGGCGTCACCGATAATGGTAATAATACTTACCACCAAGCGAAGGTATACGGGTTGAAGTATTTCAAAGGGAATTTTGATAGACTGGTTAAGGTAAAGACAGCAGTTGATCCAGAAAATTTCTTCAGGAGCCAGCAGAGCATTCCGCCTCTTCCTTCTTCACAGTAA
- the LOC140870792 gene encoding dihydroceramide fatty acyl 2-hydroxylase FAH1-like, with translation MVAQGFTVDLDKPLVFQVGHLGEAYQDWVHQPIVGKEPRFFENDILEFLTKNDWWVIPLIWLPVVGWSLSIAVSKGNSIPQLFLMVAFGIFVWTLLEYTLHRFLFHIKTRSYWGNTLHYLLHGCHHKHPMDGLRLVFPPAATAILLVPFWNLIKLLSSPSTAPAFFGGGLLGYVIYDVTHYYLHHGQPTSKAPKALKKYHLNHHFRIQNKGFGITSSLWDKIFGTLPASKQAQKSR, from the exons ATGGTTGCACAGGGATTTACTGTGGACTTAGATAAGCCCCTTGTTTTTCAG GTTGGGCATCTTGGTGAGGCTTATCAGGACTGGGTTCATCAGCCCATTGTGGGCAAGGAACCTCgattttttgaaaatgataTTTTGGAG TTCCTGACAAAGAACGATTGGTGGGTAATTCCCCTTATTTGGCTCCCAGTGGTCGGATGGTCCCTTTCGATCGCTGTTAGTAAAGGAAATTCAATCCCTCAGTTGTTCCTGATGGTAGCATTTGGCATTTTTGTCTGGACGTTACTAGAATATACTCTGCATCGATTTCTATTCCACATTAAGACAAGGAGTTATTG GGGCAACACACTTCATTATCTACTTCACGGTTGTCATCATAAGCACCCTATGGACGGTTTGCGACTTGTTTTCCCTCCTGCTGCAACTGCTATTCTCTTGGTGCCA TTTTGGAACTTGATAAAACTCTTATCTTCTCCTTCCACTGCCCCCGCATTCTTTGGTGGTGGTCTTCTTGGCTATGTGATTTATGATGTAACTCATTACTACTTGCACCACGGGCAGCCAACCAGCAAAGCACCAAAGGCTCTCAAG AAATATCATCTAAATCATCATTTCCGCATCCAGAATAAAGGCTTTGGCATCACTTCCTCACTCTGGGACAAGATATTTGGAACCCTACCTGCATCAAAACAAGCTCAAAAGAGTAGATAA